A single window of Salvelinus namaycush isolate Seneca chromosome 11, SaNama_1.0, whole genome shotgun sequence DNA harbors:
- the LOC120055350 gene encoding E3 SUMO-protein ligase PIAS4-A-like, which translates to MAGDIAEAIRLLAHLRVTELRSLMAAMGQPKSGLKSNLLVRAVGVIQTQCNPHLLTVVRQLYLERYSDQIVPGSRQMVPLPFYQALGTVLPPTQLVGSFFSDMQNQEFILMLTPKQVEQNRNCKELRPGVPSLQVVLRFCFTESLGYEEDQYPPCLSIKVNQKRIPLPRYSVAVYLVKVLSPSDLLSQLKSQSVESLTFCRQRIQEKLRFDPECEVTTTGLQVSLICPLGKMRLSVPCRGRKCAHLQCFDGKLYLQMNEKRPTWTCPVCHEPVPYSQLTIDGLLTVILALEGFQDNTEVEYLADGSWRFVIDGVSRTTQPSAPLEKMEACSASSVTATTRAVSKEVVTVDLTQESSEDEADEVTKAIIPICFKMSTIIPVPKKGKVTELNDYRPLALIIKCFKGLVKDR; encoded by the exons ATGGCTGGGGACATAGCAGAAGCAATT AGGTTGTTGGCGCATCTCCGTGTCACAGAGCTACGTTCTCTAATGGCTGCCATGGGCCAGCCCAAGAGTGGTCTGAAGTCCAATCTGCTGGTGAGGGCTGTGGGGGTTATACAGACCCAGTGCAATCCCCACCTGCTCACAGTCGTGCGCCAGCTCTACCTGGAACGCTACTCCGACCAGATAGTTCCTGGCAGCAGACAG ATGGTACCCCTTCCCTTTTACCAAGCCCTGGGGACAGTCCTACCCCCCACACAACTGG TGGGCTCTTTCTTTTCCGACATGCAAAACCAGGAGTTCATCCTCATGCTGACGCCAAAGCAAGTGGAGCAGAACAGAAACTGCAA GGAGCTGCGACCAGGTGTGCCGAGTCTCCAGGTGGTTCTCAG ATTCTGCTTCACAGAGAGTCTTGGGTACGAGGAGGATCAATACCCACCATGCCTGTCAATCAAAGTTAATCAGAAACGCATACCCTTACCG agGTACTCTGTGGCTGTGTACCTGGTGAAGGTGCTGTCCCCCTCAGACCTCCTCAGTCAACTGAAGAGCCAATCAGTGGAGAGTCTGACATTCTGCAGACAGCGCA TCCAGGAGAAGCTGCGTTTCGACCCAGAATGTGAGGTGACCACAACAGGACTACAAGTGTCCCTTATATGTCCG CTGGGGAAGATGCGTCTGTCAGTGCCCTGCAGGGGGCGTAAGTGCGCACACCTCCAGTGCTTCGACGGGAAGCTCTACCTGCAGATGAATGAGAAGAGGCCCACCTGGACCTGCCCAGTGTGTCACGAGCCAGTTCCGTACAGCCAGCTAACTATCGATGG GCTACTGACAGTGATCCTGGCGTTGGAGGGCTTTCAGGACAATACAGAGGTAGAATACCTGGCTGACGGCTCTTGGAGGTTTGTTATAGATGGCGTGAGCAGGACAACACAGCCATCGGCACCGTTGGAGAAGATGG AGGCCTGTAGTGCTAGTAGTGTGACTGCAACCACCAGAGCCGTGTCAAAGGAAGTCGTCACTGTGGACCTTACGCAGGAGTCATCCGAGGACGAGGCTGATGAGGTCACAAAG GCCATTATCCCCatctgcttcaagatgtccactatcatcccaGTGCCCAAGAAGGGGAAAGTAACTGAgctgaatgactaccgacccttAGCACTCATCATAAAGTGCTTCAAGGGGCTAGTCAAAGATCGATAA
- the map2k2b gene encoding dual specificity mitogen-activated protein kinase kinase 2b — MAPKKRPVRLNITPTAGEGGLSTSTTIAAASDANLEALQKKLEELDLDEQQKKRLENFLTQKAKVGELKDDDFHRICELGVGNGGVVNKVCHKPSGLVMARKLIHLEIKPAIRNQIIRELQLLHECNSPYIVSFYGSFYSDGEISICMEHMDGGSLDQVLKEARRIPEEILGKVSIAVLRGLAYLREKHQIMHRDVKPSNILVNSRGEIKLCDFGVSGQLIDSMANSFVGTRSYMSPERLQGTHYSVQSDVWSMGLSLVELSIGRYPIPPPDAKELEAIFGRPIMDGTEGEMHSSTSPRPRPPGGRPASGHGPAMAIFELLDYIVNEPPPKLPHGVFTSDFQDFVTRCLIKNPADRADLKMLMNHTFIKRSEVEEMDFAGWLCKTMGLNQPSTPTRTVD, encoded by the exons ATGGCCCCCAAAAAAAGACCAGTGCGACTTAACATCACTCCCACCGCTGGTGAGGGAGGATTGTCCACCTCCACAACCATCGCAGCTGCCTCTGA TGCTAACCTGGAAGCCCTACAGAAGAAATTGGAGGAGTTGGATCTGGACGAGCAGCAGAAGAAGCGCCTGGAGAATTTCCTTACCCAGAAGGCCAAGGTGGGCGAACTGAAAGACGATGACTTCCACCGCATTTGTGAGTTGGGTGTCGGTAACGGAGGCGTGGTCAACAAGGTGTGCCACAAACCCTCAGGCCTCGTCATGGCCAGAAAG CTGATCCATCTGGAGATCAAGCCAGCCATCAGGAACCAGATCATCAGAGAGCTACAG TTGCTACATGAGTGTAATTCTCCCTACATCGTTAGTTTCTACGGGTCCTTCTACAGCGACGGCGAGATCAGCATCTGCATGGAACACATG gATGGGGGCTCTCTGGACCAGGTGCTGAAGGAGGCCAGGAGGATCCCTGAGGAGATCCTGGGGAAAGTCAGCATCGCT GTTCTAAGAGGGTTAGCGTATCTACGAGAGAAACACCAGATCATGCACAGAG ACGTAAAGCCCTCTAATATCCTGGTCAACTCTCGTGGGGAGATCAAGCTGTGTGACTTCGGGGTGAGCGGCCAGCTGATAGACTCCATGGCCAACTCCTTCGTGGGAACACGTTCCTACATGTCG CCGGAGAGATTGCAGGGCACCCACTACTCTGTCCAGTCTGATGTGTGGAGCATGGGGCTGTCTCTGGTGGAGCTGTCTATCGGCCGGTATCCCATCCCCCCTCCTGACGCCAAGGAGCTGGAGGCCATCTTTGGCCGGCCCATCATGGACGGGACCGAGGGAGAAATGCACAGCAGCACCTCTCCCCGACCCAGACCCCCCGGGGGCAGACCTGCCAGcg GCCACGGTCCTGCGATGGCCATCTTTGAGCTGCTGGACTACATCGTCAACGAG CCTCCCCCCAAGCTGCCTCATGGAGTATTCACATCTGATTTCCAGGACTTTGTGACTAGATG TCTCATCAAGAACCCAGCAGACCGGGCGGACCTGAAGATGCTGATG AACCACACTTTTATCAAGCGCTCGGAGGTAGAGGAGATGGACTTCGCTGGCTGGCTCTGTAAAACCATGGGGCTGAACCAACCCAGCACTCCCACACGCACTGTAGACTaa